The window GCTTGGTCTTTTTAGTCGTTTCAGCGGCGGCTTCAGCCATGCAGGCACTCTCCGGTTGTCGTTCTCAGCACGCTTAGCTGTAATTGATCGCAATGGAAGGCTGGATGAACAGCCTCTCAACGCCTAAAGGCTTGGCGCATGTCAAAAGAACCACGCCCCGAAGGCGATCGTATCGCCAAACTGCTCGCCCGCGCAGGTGTCGCCAGCCGCCGGGAGATCGAGCGGATGATCGAAGCGCGCCGGATCAAGATCGGGGATGAGTTCGTAACGACCCCCGCGACCTTCCTCACAACGCTGAAAGGTGTGACGGTGGATGGAAAGCCCGTCGCCAAGCCCGAGCGCACTCGGCTTTTCGCTTTTCACAAGCCCACCGGCCTGTTGACGGCGGAGCGCGATTTTTCCGGGCGGCCGACGATTTACGATGCGCTGCGCAACGCGCTGCCCAAGAACACGCCCCGCCTGATGCCGGTTGGCCGGCTGGACATGAATACCGAGGGCCTGCTGCTGTTGACCAATGATGGCGAATTCAAGCGGCTGCTGGAGCTACCCTCTTCGGAAATTCCGCGCACCTACCGCGCCCGCACATTCGGCGAGATCACGCAGGAACAGCTCGAAACGCTGATGGAGGGCACCGAGATCGAAGGCATGCGGTATGACCGGATCGACGCCAATCTGGAACGCCGCACCGGTCGCAACCAGTGGATCGAGCTGACGCTGACCGAAGGCAAGAACCGCGAAGTTCGCCGCGTTCTCGAACACTTCGGCCTGGAAGTCAGCCGCCTCATCCGCACCGCCTACGGCCCGTTTGGCCTTGCAGACCTGCCGCGCGGCGGCGCAGTCGAAATCCGCAAGGAAGATGTCGAGCGCTTCCGCACGTCGATCAAGCGGGGTGATGCGTGAGGATCATTGCCGGGGAATGGAAGCGGCGTCCGCTCAAGGCTCCGCAAGGCGATGCCACACGTCCAACGGCGGACCGCACGCGCGAAACGCTTTTCTCCATGCTGACGAGCCGCCTCGGCAGCTTTGCCGATCTACGGATCGCAGACCTCTTCGCAGGCTCCGGCGCGCTGGGGCTGGAGGCGCTCAGCCGCGGCGCACAGCATTGCCTGTTCGTCGAGCAGGATGCCGCCGCGATCCGTGCGCTGAGGGCCAATATCGCCGCCCTGAAGGCGCAGCAGCAATCGGATGTGGTCGCCGGATCGGTTCTTTCGCTCGGCCCGCCGAAGACGCCACTCGACCTCATCATGCTCGATCCGCCGTACAAGAGCGGCGCTGGCGCGGTGGCGATCGACAGGCTCGTGCGGCTCGGCTGGATCGGCCCTGCGACATGGGTCACGCTGGAAGTCGGCGCAAAGGAAGATGCCAATATCCGCCGGATGGAAGTAGAGTCCGAGCGCAAGGTGGGCGCGGCGAAACTCATATTCCTGAAACTTCCCGAATAGACCGCGCATAGAAAAGGGCCGCTCCCGAAAGAACGGCCCCTATCCTGTTGCCTCGCGGGACTTAGCCCCTCAGCGCGTTTTGATTAGGATTCACCCGGCCAGTACTGGAGCGGGCGGTCGACACCCGGACCACGCTGACCTGCGGCCCATGCGTTCACACAATGATCGTCCGCATCGCTTTCACAGACGGGGTAATCCCCATCATGCGCGGAACGCGGCATCGGCGCATCCTGCACCATTGCACTGCGGACGTATTCTACGTCGCCGCTGCGCATGCGCAGGTACTGGTTGTCATACTGCGCCTTGTAAGTACTCCACTGGCTCATCTGCGCATCGTCATCCATGCGCACGATCATCATGCGCTGCATATCGTCGAGATACCACCAGGTCTCGCGCTCTTCGGCTTCGAGACCATCGTAGTAGTCGCGCAGTTCGATGGTCCACGTCTCACGCTCGGCGCGCTGTTCTTCGTTCAGATCATTGAGATGGGCATAGGACTGCATCGTCGTTCCATCGTCGGCGTAATCCTGTGCCATCGCCGGTGCGGCAGTCATGGTAAGCGCGGTTGCGGCTGCAAGAGCTAGCTTTTTCATTATGAATTCCTTCAACTTTTTCGGTTTCCCGTACGCCAGACCAATGGACTGCAAACCCTGTCGGTTCCGAAAAAAATTGGTTCCTCCATTGGCCGCTGCGCTTGCACGTTTGGCCTCCGTTCCCTAACTGTTCACCGGTGAATAGCCCCCCCGCCACTACCGATCCTGTCGACCTGCAAAGCGTGCCCGAATGGCTCGGCCATCTGAACGCGCCGCAGCGTGAAGCCGTGATGACCACCGAAGGGCCGGTTTTGATGCTGGCAGGTGCGGGCACGGGCAAGACTGCGGCGCTGACGCACCGTCTCGCCCATATCGTGCGGGAGCGGCTGGCGTGGCCCTCCGAAATCCTGTGCGTTACTTTCACCAACAAGGCGGCGCGCGAAATGCGGGAGCGCGTAGGCAAGCTGACGGGCGGCGCGCTGGAAGGCATGCCGTGGCTCGGCACTTTTCACTCCATCGGCGCGAAGATGCTGCGGCGCCACGCCGAACTGGTCGACCTGAAAAGCAATTACACGATCATCGATACGGACGATCAGCTGCGCCTGCTTAAGGCAATGATCCGAGAGAATGACATTGACGAAAAGCGCTGGCCCCCTCGCCAGCTGGCCGGGCTCATCGACAGCTGGAAGAACCGCGGGCTCAACCCCGGTGATCTGACGCCGGTCGACAATGAGAG is drawn from Aurantiacibacter sp. MUD61 and contains these coding sequences:
- the rsmD gene encoding 16S rRNA (guanine(966)-N(2))-methyltransferase RsmD; this encodes MRIIAGEWKRRPLKAPQGDATRPTADRTRETLFSMLTSRLGSFADLRIADLFAGSGALGLEALSRGAQHCLFVEQDAAAIRALRANIAALKAQQQSDVVAGSVLSLGPPKTPLDLIMLDPPYKSGAGAVAIDRLVRLGWIGPATWVTLEVGAKEDANIRRMEVESERKVGAAKLIFLKLPE
- a CDS encoding pseudouridine synthase, with the translated sequence MSKEPRPEGDRIAKLLARAGVASRREIERMIEARRIKIGDEFVTTPATFLTTLKGVTVDGKPVAKPERTRLFAFHKPTGLLTAERDFSGRPTIYDALRNALPKNTPRLMPVGRLDMNTEGLLLLTNDGEFKRLLELPSSEIPRTYRARTFGEITQEQLETLMEGTEIEGMRYDRIDANLERRTGRNQWIELTLTEGKNREVRRVLEHFGLEVSRLIRTAYGPFGLADLPRGGAVEIRKEDVERFRTSIKRGDA